From a region of the Candidatus Brocadia sp. genome:
- a CDS encoding FAD-dependent oxidoreductase yields MTTTRTCATPDKKINEEAPCILACPIRQDARDYVQLIARGRFNEAFRLVRERNPLPAACGRICTHPCETKCRRNSTDAPIAIAWLKRFLGDNFSEEPGRAVSERYPEKIAIIGAGPAGLAAANDLAILGYSCTIFESNPTPGGMLRMGVPTYRLPRVSIDNDVHCIQKLGVEIRYNTTFGVDITFESLKKDGFSVVFLGVGLLESRTLNIEGVQLEGVLKGVSFLHEVNTTGRARIGKNVLVIGGGAVAMDCARTALRLKPGRVSVACLESRKEMPTTDFEIEEAVHEGAVLYNSVGPKRIIGKDGKVAGLEILKVKYVFDEQKRFNPAFHEGSESVIEADTIILAIGQASNLTFLRGQEGIQVTRGGTIIANPATLSTSVHGVYAGGDIVLGRGTMTESMAQGKKAAIAIHNTLRSSALKDEKWADKPAVPDVAASKIALIKKEQKQEMPTMSLDKRLSNFDEVELGFTLNAAVREAQRCMNCGAGASVDDNLCVGCLTCVRICPFEVPKIAKGNTTAYIDGDCQSCGLCIVECPAKAIRFKTPMEDCGKDALEAVFQEKFVHGIKPFIVNFYCQYSAYKEGKESATDDLLVFHFRRVGVLGLGKVEPSLYLRAFELGAHGVLVTACKDDTCHFCHEQEWIERRSRFTSQLLSGLGMDTRRFRTHFISSQNGKEILEIAFDMVEELRHL; encoded by the coding sequence ATGACAACAACACGCACCTGCGCAACACCTGACAAAAAAATCAATGAAGAGGCGCCATGTATCCTGGCCTGTCCTATACGGCAGGATGCCCGTGATTATGTCCAGCTCATAGCCCGGGGACGTTTCAATGAGGCATTTCGGCTCGTGAGGGAGAGAAATCCCTTGCCAGCAGCATGTGGCCGTATCTGCACCCATCCGTGTGAAACAAAATGCCGGAGAAACAGCACGGATGCCCCCATCGCAATCGCATGGCTCAAGCGTTTCCTCGGTGATAACTTTTCTGAGGAACCCGGGAGAGCAGTTTCCGAGCGATACCCTGAAAAAATCGCCATCATTGGCGCCGGTCCTGCCGGGCTTGCCGCAGCGAATGATTTGGCCATTTTAGGATATTCCTGCACCATATTTGAATCAAATCCAACTCCGGGCGGCATGCTTCGCATGGGGGTTCCAACCTATCGTCTTCCACGGGTATCCATTGATAATGACGTTCATTGCATTCAAAAGCTTGGGGTAGAGATTCGGTATAATACTACGTTTGGAGTCGATATTACCTTTGAAAGCTTGAAGAAAGACGGGTTTTCCGTGGTATTTCTTGGTGTGGGCCTGTTGGAAAGCCGCACCTTGAATATTGAAGGGGTGCAACTCGAAGGGGTTCTCAAGGGGGTTTCCTTTTTGCATGAGGTAAATACGACGGGACGTGCCCGGATCGGAAAGAACGTGCTGGTCATCGGCGGGGGCGCCGTTGCCATGGACTGCGCACGGACGGCGCTGCGATTGAAACCCGGCCGGGTGTCCGTTGCCTGCCTCGAATCCCGGAAGGAGATGCCAACCACCGATTTTGAGATCGAGGAGGCCGTTCATGAAGGGGCGGTGCTTTATAACTCGGTTGGTCCAAAGCGTATCATCGGGAAAGACGGAAAAGTAGCTGGTTTGGAGATCCTGAAGGTAAAATATGTCTTTGATGAACAAAAGCGATTTAACCCGGCCTTCCACGAAGGATCGGAATCCGTTATCGAGGCGGACACGATTATCCTTGCAATAGGACAAGCGTCAAATCTCACTTTCCTGAGAGGCCAGGAGGGGATTCAGGTCACGCGCGGCGGCACCATTATTGCCAATCCGGCCACCCTGAGCACCTCTGTTCACGGTGTTTACGCGGGTGGCGATATTGTGCTGGGTCGGGGGACCATGACCGAAAGCATGGCCCAGGGCAAGAAGGCGGCGATTGCTATCCATAATACCCTGAGAAGTTCGGCGCTCAAAGATGAGAAATGGGCGGATAAGCCTGCCGTGCCCGATGTGGCCGCATCCAAAATTGCCCTTATTAAAAAAGAGCAAAAACAAGAGATGCCTACGATGTCTTTGGATAAAAGGCTCAGCAACTTTGATGAGGTAGAGTTGGGGTTTACCCTGAATGCTGCGGTAAGAGAGGCGCAACGGTGTATGAACTGCGGCGCCGGCGCCTCGGTGGACGATAATCTTTGCGTTGGCTGTCTCACCTGCGTACGGATATGTCCTTTTGAAGTGCCAAAGATCGCGAAAGGCAATACGACGGCCTACATTGACGGAGATTGCCAGTCCTGTGGTTTGTGTATTGTAGAATGCCCTGCAAAGGCAATTCGTTTTAAAACCCCAATGGAAGATTGCGGAAAAGATGCCCTTGAAGCGGTCTTTCAGGAAAAATTTGTCCACGGTATTAAACCTTTTATTGTTAATTTTTATTGTCAGTATAGTGCGTACAAAGAGGGCAAGGAAAGCGCAACGGACGACTTACTGGTTTTTCACTTCAGGCGGGTAGGTGTTCTGGGATTGGGCAAGGTAGAGCCTTCATTATATCTCAGGGCATTTGAGTTGGGCGCTCACGGGGTATTGGTAACCGCTTGTAAGGACGACACCTGCCATTTTTGCCATGAGCAGGAATGGATTGAAAGACGGTCAAGATTTACCAGCCAGCTCTTGAGTGGGTTGGGAATGGATACCAGGAGGTTTCGGACCCATTTTATTTCTTCACAGAATGGCAAGGAAATCCTTGAGATTGCTTTTGATATGGTTGAGGAACTGAGACATTTATAA
- a CDS encoding flippase: MTSEIYKKIGDNSMYNLIRRLVALPIGLVLPPITIQYLGVEGYGIWVLIQTLITYTSLMDMGFSPAITKYTAEYDAHKDHFKIVRVFNTVLVVYIFLCLIVFVIVYLGKGLIINFLIGPTKIPKETISFVLIISSLVFCCNMVFSAYLSFLNGLQRMGITNKIGSISSISNCLFSIVFLCVGGGLKSLAFAGGISGILSAVMYLRACKKIAPYLTFNPFLFRMKTIKEVWGFSSYGAMGNLVAMIHFQSDKLMISYFLGVSSLALYDVAHRLVFFVWGLSGSFITPIMPAISHVHAKYGVEKSKEVFQTIFSYTALMVCPLFFFVPVFADTLLLIWLGAGYENTISVLRILSLAYLFNILSGPGASVLTGMGFYKIPFYGGVITAVITLLLCPALIIKFGIFGSATGIMTAYGIGVFYLFLQLQKVFDSFSTARIFYHSLLFPAGMSIAIFLVTNTFITYFVLNKYFAFTLASLSLFIAYGLILFKDGRYRAVWKSLAALRL; encoded by the coding sequence ATGACCTCAGAAATCTATAAAAAAATTGGCGACAATTCGATGTATAATCTCATCCGCAGGCTTGTCGCACTTCCTATAGGATTGGTTCTGCCCCCGATAACGATTCAATATCTTGGGGTCGAGGGTTATGGTATCTGGGTCTTGATACAAACCCTCATCACCTATACCTCTCTTATGGACATGGGTTTCAGTCCGGCCATTACAAAGTATACGGCAGAATATGATGCACACAAGGATCACTTTAAAATAGTCCGGGTCTTTAATACCGTACTTGTCGTGTATATCTTCTTGTGCCTTATCGTGTTTGTTATCGTATATCTGGGCAAAGGGCTGATTATCAATTTTCTTATCGGCCCCACGAAGATACCGAAAGAAACTATTTCCTTCGTATTGATAATTTCGTCTTTGGTCTTTTGTTGTAATATGGTGTTTAGCGCCTATCTTTCATTCCTGAATGGTTTGCAAAGGATGGGCATCACCAACAAGATCGGCAGTATCTCATCGATAAGCAATTGTCTCTTCTCGATCGTATTTTTATGTGTTGGCGGCGGACTGAAAAGTCTTGCCTTTGCAGGGGGTATTTCTGGCATACTGAGCGCTGTTATGTATCTGCGTGCCTGCAAAAAAATTGCCCCCTATCTTACCTTTAATCCTTTTCTTTTCCGTATGAAAACGATAAAAGAGGTTTGGGGGTTTAGCAGTTATGGCGCTATGGGCAATCTGGTGGCGATGATACATTTTCAATCAGACAAACTGATGATAAGCTATTTTCTTGGTGTAAGCAGCCTGGCCTTGTATGACGTTGCACATCGATTGGTTTTTTTCGTCTGGGGTCTGTCTGGTTCCTTCATTACTCCCATTATGCCTGCAATCTCTCATGTCCACGCAAAATACGGCGTCGAGAAATCAAAAGAAGTTTTTCAGACCATTTTTTCCTATACGGCGCTCATGGTTTGTCCCTTATTTTTCTTTGTTCCTGTCTTTGCAGACACCTTACTCCTTATCTGGTTAGGCGCCGGTTATGAAAACACAATTTCTGTTCTCAGGATTTTGTCTTTGGCCTACTTATTCAATATCCTTTCCGGCCCTGGCGCATCAGTTCTGACCGGTATGGGGTTCTATAAGATTCCCTTTTACGGGGGAGTAATTACCGCGGTTATTACCCTTCTGTTGTGTCCGGCGCTTATCATAAAATTTGGCATTTTCGGGAGCGCAACGGGAATCATGACGGCTTATGGAATCGGGGTTTTTTATCTCTTTCTTCAACTCCAAAAGGTCTTTGATTCTTTTTCAACCGCGCGCATTTTCTATCATTCATTACTCTTTCCCGCAGGAATGAGCATCGCTATTTTTCTTGTAACAAACACCTTCATAACCTATTTCGTTCTGAACAAATATTTTGCATTCACCCTTGCTTCTCTGTCTCTTTTCATCGCATACGGTCTGATACTTTTTAAAGACGGGAGATATCGTGCCGTATGGAAATCTCTTGCTGCTCTTCGATTATAA
- a CDS encoding phage Gp37/Gp68 family protein, producing the protein MASSKIEWTESTWNPVTGCTKISAGCKNCYAERLAKRLKAMGQPNYKNGFKLTLHEQVLEYPLQWKKPQTIFVNSMSDLFHEEIPDEFIFKVFDVMKRAYWHRFQILTKRSVRLKEMASLLDWPENVWMGVSVENLLAKYRIDDLKAVPAFIRFLSFEPLLSPLGHLVLGDIHWVIVGGESGPKARPMKKEWVVQIRGQCIEQGVPFFFKQWGGINKKKTGRLLEGRTWDEIPLKLIELEEEIEHDKSLRLTAIPLALHSGR; encoded by the coding sequence ATGGCAAGCAGTAAAATAGAATGGACAGAATCTACGTGGAATCCGGTTACCGGCTGCACCAAAATTAGTGCCGGTTGCAAAAACTGTTATGCGGAACGTCTGGCTAAAAGACTAAAAGCCATGGGACAGCCCAATTATAAAAATGGGTTTAAACTTACACTGCACGAACAAGTGTTGGAATATCCGTTACAATGGAAAAAACCGCAAACCATTTTTGTGAATTCTATGAGCGATTTATTTCATGAAGAAATTCCGGATGAGTTTATCTTTAAAGTATTTGATGTGATGAAGCGGGCGTATTGGCACAGATTCCAAATTTTAACAAAGCGTTCCGTCCGTTTAAAGGAAATGGCTTCATTGCTTGATTGGCCTGAAAATGTTTGGATGGGAGTGAGTGTTGAAAATTTATTGGCTAAATACCGGATTGATGATCTGAAAGCAGTTCCTGCATTTATTCGCTTTCTTTCTTTTGAGCCCTTATTAAGTCCACTTGGTCATTTGGTTTTGGGTGATATTCACTGGGTAATTGTTGGGGGAGAATCAGGGCCAAAGGCCAGGCCAATGAAAAAAGAATGGGTAGTTCAAATTAGAGGACAATGTATTGAACAAGGTGTACCGTTCTTTTTCAAGCAATGGGGTGGAATCAATAAAAAGAAAACCGGAAGACTACTGGAAGGACGGACATGGGATGAGATACCTTTGAAACTCATTGAACTTGAAGAAGAAATTGAGCATGACAAATCGCTGCGCCTGACCGCTATTCCGCTGGCGCTCCATAGCGGCAGGTGA
- a CDS encoding type II toxin-antitoxin system VapC family toxin: MNGRFLLDTNIIIALFAKDPKIHDRMANAEEIFVSCIAIGEMYFGAYKSLKIQENISRIDEFVLKNTVLSCNTETAKIYGNIKNRLKDKGQPIPENDIWLAAIAQQYGLILVTKDSHFDAIENLKIEKW, from the coding sequence GTGAATGGTAGATTTCTTCTCGATACCAATATAATAATTGCTCTCTTTGCTAAAGACCCGAAAATTCATGACCGCATGGCTAATGCTGAGGAAATCTTTGTCTCATGCATTGCTATCGGAGAGATGTATTTTGGAGCTTACAAATCGCTTAAAATTCAAGAAAATATCAGTCGTATTGATGAATTCGTACTTAAGAATACCGTGCTTTCATGCAATACCGAAACAGCAAAGATATACGGTAACATAAAGAATCGTTTAAAAGACAAAGGACAGCCAATTCCAGAAAATGACATATGGCTCGCTGCAATCGCTCAGCAATATGGTCTAATATTAGTCACTAAAGATTCCCACTTCGATGCGATTGAAAATTTAAAAATTGAAAAATGGTAA
- a CDS encoding three-Cys-motif partner protein TcmP, translated as MVNNSFFEEQKEQSLVKSIIVAKYFDVWANVIINTQKKYPQYPQKIAYIDLFAGPGRYKDGTQSTPIKILTSAIAKPDLRDRLVAIFNDKDENNSKTLRAAINNIPGIETLRYQPEVYNEEVGDEIVKMFENMNLMPTLFFVDPWGYKGLSLGLVNSVLKDWGCDAIFFFNYNRINMGIDNEDVRQHMNELFGEERAEELRKKIRNKNPEERELFIVEELCQALKAYGSRYVLPFRFKNDRGKRTSHHLIFVSKHFRGYEIMKDIMARESTSNMQDVPSFEYNPADLLPKQMLLFMLFRPLDDLRDSLLQTFKGQRLRMQKIYEQHNVDTPYIKKNYKDILRQLYDEDIIQAVSSKGKPPKKDTFGDDILVTFPKRIKQWQAVK; from the coding sequence ATGGTTAACAATAGTTTTTTCGAAGAACAGAAAGAACAATCACTAGTTAAGTCCATTATCGTTGCCAAGTATTTTGATGTCTGGGCAAACGTTATTATCAACACACAAAAGAAATATCCACAGTATCCCCAGAAAATTGCCTATATTGATCTTTTTGCCGGTCCCGGGCGTTATAAAGACGGTACCCAATCTACACCAATAAAAATATTGACCAGCGCCATTGCCAAGCCAGATTTGCGAGATCGACTGGTTGCCATATTCAATGATAAGGATGAAAACAATTCAAAAACTTTACGGGCAGCTATAAACAACATTCCTGGAATTGAGACGTTGCGCTACCAACCAGAAGTTTACAATGAGGAAGTTGGCGACGAGATTGTCAAGATGTTTGAAAACATGAATCTGATGCCAACATTGTTTTTTGTCGATCCCTGGGGTTATAAAGGGCTTTCGCTTGGCTTGGTTAACTCTGTATTAAAAGATTGGGGGTGTGATGCCATTTTCTTTTTTAATTACAATCGTATCAATATGGGCATTGATAACGAAGACGTGAGGCAACACATGAATGAATTGTTTGGCGAAGAACGAGCCGAAGAATTGCGTAAAAAAATCAGGAACAAAAATCCAGAAGAAAGAGAATTATTCATTGTCGAAGAATTATGTCAGGCTTTAAAAGCGTATGGTTCAAGGTATGTATTGCCTTTCAGATTCAAAAATGACCGAGGGAAAAGAACAAGTCATCATTTAATCTTTGTAAGCAAACATTTTCGCGGTTATGAAATCATGAAAGATATTATGGCTCGTGAAAGCACTAGCAATATGCAAGATGTGCCGTCATTTGAATATAACCCAGCTGATTTACTGCCCAAACAGATGCTTCTATTTATGCTTTTCCGCCCGCTCGATGATTTGAGGGATAGTTTGCTGCAAACATTCAAAGGACAAAGATTAAGAATGCAAAAAATTTACGAACAACATAATGTAGACACGCCTTACATAAAAAAGAATTACAAAGATATCTTACGTCAATTGTATGATGAAGACATTATCCAAGCCGTTTCATCGAAAGGCAAGCCGCCGAAGAAAGATACCTTTGGAGATGATATTCTGGTAACTTTTCCTAAAAGGATAAAGCAATGGCAAGCAGTAAAATAG
- the nadB gene encoding L-aspartate oxidase has product MTNKFIKDRIRSVKKQVEPKRYLVSFDSRTTAHVFTDVLVMGSGVAGLSAAIQAARCDSVLVVTKERIDENNTAYAQGGVAVVLSAGDTVSKHIKDTLDAGQGLCDAATVKAFISEGPRRVNELIAWGALFDKENDRLVFTQEGGHHFPRIIHAQGDSTGKEIEQTLIAVARENKNIKVFEHTFVIDLITEDGICHGAIAWHAKKGSMLIWAKRTILATGGCGQVYRETTNPGVATGDGLAMAYRAGATLQDMEFVQFHPTTLYIAGAVRFLITETVRGEGGILRNKRGERFMPKYHPQAELAPRDVVSQSILKEMQKTDRTHVYIDIRHIPKERLYARFPRIREICASFGIDIAKDLIPVRPSAHYMIGGVKVNRFSRTTIRHLYACGEVACTGMHGANRLGSNSLLEGLVAGSVAGADAGKSIQRSKRELFPYPIQELAGGSKISWLDLNDIGNSLKSLMWRDAGIERDEKHLLEAEEMIEMWCRYVMDKEFANPAGWELQNMLLVSRLIVVSARKRKESRGVHHRSDYPETDNTHWKRHITVKRQKS; this is encoded by the coding sequence TTGACAAACAAATTTATTAAGGATAGAATTCGTTCCGTGAAAAAACAAGTGGAACCAAAAAGATACCTCGTCTCCTTTGACAGCCGCACTACCGCTCACGTTTTTACCGACGTCCTGGTGATGGGAAGCGGGGTGGCAGGGCTCAGCGCCGCCATACAGGCGGCAAGGTGTGATAGCGTATTGGTTGTCACCAAGGAAAGGATTGATGAAAATAACACTGCCTATGCCCAGGGAGGCGTAGCGGTCGTCCTCTCCGCCGGTGACACGGTATCGAAGCATATCAAAGACACCCTGGATGCAGGTCAGGGTTTATGTGACGCTGCAACGGTAAAAGCCTTTATTAGCGAAGGCCCCCGGCGAGTGAATGAATTGATTGCATGGGGCGCGTTATTTGACAAGGAAAATGACCGTCTGGTTTTTACGCAGGAGGGAGGACACCACTTTCCCCGCATTATTCACGCCCAGGGCGACTCTACCGGGAAAGAGATAGAGCAAACCCTCATTGCCGTTGCACGAGAAAATAAAAATATCAAGGTCTTTGAACATACCTTTGTAATCGACTTGATTACCGAGGACGGAATTTGTCACGGCGCAATTGCCTGGCACGCAAAGAAGGGAAGCATGCTGATCTGGGCAAAGCGGACGATTCTGGCAACAGGGGGGTGCGGACAAGTCTACCGCGAGACAACGAATCCCGGCGTAGCCACGGGTGATGGTTTGGCAATGGCCTACCGGGCGGGCGCCACCCTTCAGGATATGGAATTTGTGCAGTTTCATCCCACCACGCTTTATATTGCCGGTGCGGTGCGGTTTCTCATCACGGAGACGGTGCGCGGTGAAGGGGGTATCTTGAGGAATAAACGAGGTGAACGCTTCATGCCGAAGTATCATCCACAGGCGGAGCTGGCGCCACGAGACGTCGTCAGCCAGAGCATCCTGAAAGAAATGCAGAAGACCGATCGCACCCATGTCTATATCGATATACGCCATATCCCGAAAGAACGATTGTATGCCCGTTTCCCCAGAATCAGGGAGATCTGCGCGTCTTTTGGAATTGATATTGCCAAAGACCTCATTCCGGTGCGTCCCAGCGCGCACTATATGATTGGCGGGGTGAAGGTCAATCGTTTTTCCCGAACGACCATCAGACACCTTTACGCCTGCGGTGAAGTGGCCTGCACCGGCATGCATGGTGCCAATCGGCTTGGCAGCAATTCCTTGCTTGAAGGGCTGGTCGCAGGTTCTGTTGCCGGGGCAGACGCCGGCAAGTCAATCCAAAGGTCGAAACGGGAATTGTTTCCTTACCCCATTCAGGAGCTTGCGGGCGGATCAAAGATCAGCTGGCTGGATCTGAATGATATTGGGAATTCCCTCAAGAGTCTTATGTGGAGGGATGCCGGGATAGAACGTGACGAAAAACACCTGCTTGAGGCGGAAGAGATGATTGAAATGTGGTGTCGGTACGTCATGGACAAAGAGTTTGCCAACCCGGCAGGATGGGAGTTACAGAACATGCTGCTGGTTTCCCGTCTTATTGTCGTTTCAGCCCGCAAACGCAAGGAATCCCGCGGTGTTCACCACCGCTCTGATTACCCCGAAACAGACAATACTCACTGGAAGAGACATATTACCGTGAAAAGGCAGAAATCCTGA
- a CDS encoding secondary thiamine-phosphate synthase enzyme YjbQ, whose amino-acid sequence MKYLTEYLTFQTKKRREFINITREIERVLQKSGIKEGMILVSAMHITSGIFVNDAEPGLHRDIEEWMLKLIPEGHDYYHHRTGEVNGDAHLRNLLLGHQVVIPVTEGKLDLGQWQKVFYAEFDGQRSKRVIIKVMGE is encoded by the coding sequence ATGAAATATCTGACCGAATATCTGACATTTCAAACCAAAAAGCGCCGTGAGTTTATTAATATTACCCGGGAGATAGAACGGGTCTTGCAGAAGAGTGGCATTAAAGAGGGTATGATTTTGGTGTCTGCCATGCATATAACGTCGGGGATCTTTGTGAATGATGCAGAACCAGGACTCCATCGGGATATCGAAGAGTGGATGCTCAAGCTGATTCCGGAAGGCCATGATTATTATCATCATAGAACCGGTGAGGTGAATGGTGATGCACACCTCAGAAACCTCCTGCTCGGACATCAGGTAGTAATACCGGTAACAGAGGGGAAGCTAGACCTCGGCCAGTGGCAGAAGGTGTTTTATGCCGAATTTGACGGCCAGCGCAGCAAGCGGGTGATTATAAAAGTCATGGGAGAATAA